GCTTCTTCTTCCTGTTTCTCACCCTTGATCGTCAGCACGTGCTCCTTCGCTTCGACCGTTAGATCGGCTTCGGCGAAGCCTGCCACAGCCATGGTGATGCGATAGGTGTTCTCACCCGTGCGTTCGATGTTGTAGGGCGGATAGCTCGGGGTGTCGGAATTTGCGGTGTCGAGCATTGAAAACAACCGGTCAAATCCAACAGTAGAGCGATAAAGCGGTGAAAAGTCCAAGTGACGCATGTGTTCGGTCCTCTTTAG
The genomic region above belongs to Labrenzia sp. CE80 and contains:
- a CDS encoding Hsp20 family protein — its product is MRHLDFSPLYRSTVGFDRLFSMLDTANSDTPSYPPYNIERTGENTYRITMAVAGFAEADLTVEAKEHVLTIKGEKQEEEAERDILYRGIASRAFERRFQIAEYVRVEGAHLEHGLLHIDLIRELPEAMKPRKIEIGASSPKQIETKSH